One Candidatus Thorarchaeota archaeon genomic window, TGGTGAAGCATCTTCCGAATCCAAAGGAAGCTCAGAAATTCAAGATACCGCGCATTTGGAAAGGTGACCCGGAAAGTCCTGAGGGTAAGTCACTGCTTGAGTGCGATAGAAATGGACCATTGTTGGGAATGATAACCAAGATATATGTTGATCCAAAGAGCAAGAGACCAACACTCATCGGCAGAGTCTTCTCTGGCACTCTTAAGGCTGGTCAGGAGATTAAGCTGATTAACATGAAGAAACGAGCGAAAGTGAAACGACTTGGCGTTCAGGAGATTACGGATATCTTGCCCATGGAGGAAATACCTGCTGGGAATCTGTTCTCCATATTTGGCTTCATATGCCCATCAGGTGAGAGCTTTGTTGATGCTGGTTCAGATATGAAAGGCTTTGAAGCCATTGAATACGTGAGCGAACCAGTTGTAAGCCGAAGCATCAAACCGAAAGATCCACAGGATATCGCCAAGCTCGGCGATGTTGTCAAGAAGTGGATTATGGCGGATCCTACTGCTCGGTTCTTCCACGACGAAGAATCCGGTGAATACAGGCTTGACGGAATCGATCCCCTTCAGATAGAAATTCTCACAAGGCGTATCAATGAACAGGTTCCAATCATTGTTTCAGAGCCAATTATCGTGTACCGTGAGAAAATGACTGAGCGGGGAGATGAGTTCTTCACGAAATCTCCTAATGGCCACAATCGTTTAGAAATGCATCTTGAACCTTTGAACGAAGAAACAGTAGAGCTGATTCGTAAGAAGAAGATTACTGTGAACATGGATGAAAAAGAACGGGCAAGGATTCTGAGAGATAAGGCTGACTGGGATCCGAAAGTTGCCCGGAAAATTATCGATATCTATCAAAACTGCTTGATTGTTGATGACATGAAGGGCGTACAGAAATTTGATAGGATTGAGCCCTACGTCAAGGGAGCGTTCAGAGAATTTGTCGATTCAGGACCCCTTGCGAATGAACCTGTTATGGGTGCAAAGGTGGTACTGACCGACGCTACCATACACACCGATCCAGCTCACACTGGTTACAATGAGGTAGCCACAATGACACGTGCTGGTCTCAACATGGGCTTCTTAACTGGTCGACCCGGGTTGTATGAGCCTGTTCTCAATGTTGACATTAAGACACCTCCTGAGACACAGGGCGGTGTTATCAAGGTCCTCACCTCTCATAGAGGCCAAATTATCACAATAGAAGGTGAGGAAGACGCTGTCACCGTGAAAGGTACATTGCCTACTGCTGAGACAATCGGCATTGCTGACGAGTTTCGTAGCGCTACTGCTGGTAAGAGCTTTTTCGGCTATGAGTTCAAAGATTTTGAGCCATTGCCAAGCAATATGCAAGAGGAGAAGATTCTGGAGATTCGTGAGCGCAAAGGCATGCCGAAGGAATTGCCCAACTTGAACGCTTGGAGCAGATACATCTACAGGCGAACTGGATAAAGCGCAACATTTCAGAGAAGGAGTACGGATTACCCGTGCTCCATCTGTTTCTTTTTTCATATCTTGGAATAACTATTTCACACACCATATACATGAAATCATGATTACTTATGGGTCTAGATACGCTCTCTGTGCTTGAGACACTCGTCGAGACTAACACGGTTTCCGACAGAGACAAAGGGAAGAAGGCATCATCGGAATGTCCGAAGTACATTACTAAGACCATACAGGATTTCGATTTTGCAACTGATATCCTAGAATCGGAAGGATACTGGAGTGCATTCGGAAAAAAGGGAGATGGCGACAAGAAGATTCTGTTTCTTGCTCATTTTGATACTGTTCCACCCGGGAAAGGTTGGAAGACTGATCCTTTCGAGCTTGTAGTCAAGGGTGACCACGCTTATGGTAGGGGAACTTGTGACGATAAAGGGAATATTGTTTCCATGCTACTTCTAGCTGAGAAGCTAAGAGACATGGATCCATCTATGACCATTATGCTGGCAGCTACAGGTGATGAGGAAATAGGTGGGGCTCATGGGGCCGGGAATCTTAGAGATTATCTTGAGGAAAACGGGCTCATGCCCGACTACGTTGTGGTAGCGGATGGGATTGGCCAAGTGATAATTCATCGAAGGCGGAACGCTTTGCCTACCCATGTGAAGGTGAAGAGCAGTGCTTCTCAGATGAAAGGCGAGATTGAGACCAAACGATTCCAGACTGACCTTTTCGGCAGTGATACAAGACATTCAGCCTATCAACGACCTGGCGTAGATCGGCATGCTCTACTGGCTGCTTCGAAATACCTTGATTTGCATCCATTCGCTGGGGTGACTGAGATTGAAGGGGCATTCGTGAAATCAAATGTAATCCCTGACTGGATTGAACTGAAGATAATTCATCCAGACGAATCTGGTGAGACGGTTAACTACGATCAAGGTCTTACGGATTTGTTACGAGCAGCTCTTCCAATGGCTCAAGCTGCCTTTCCAACTGAGCATTCTGATATGGGTAAGGTAGTCTCACCCAATTTACTCGATCTAGAGGATGGAGTATGGGATCTCTATCTAGATGTCCGAGCCATGACTAATGATTCGCAAAGTGTAAGAAACGCGTTCCAAGAATCACTGAGAGGAAAGGCCGAAATTACATCTCTTACCGTTGGTGCCGGACAAGGTTATGTCGATTCCGATCCTAATTCGCAGCTAATCAAAGCGGCTCGAAAGGCTCTTGATCGAGTGGGAATCAGAATCCGATTGATTGAAGGTGGGGGTGCCTCTGATTCGCGCTACTTTGCCGGCGAAAATATCCAAGTCTTTGATTTTGGTCCGATAGGAGACAACCTACATGGAGCTAATGAATGGGTACTTGTGTCATCTATTGAGGAAAACGCTGAGTTCTTCTACGAGCTCATCAGCATTCTCTCATAGCGTATTTCTGCAACTAGACACTACTTCGCCGTCATGCCGACTTTGAGTGTCAAATCGTCTATCTCCCAGTCTTTGACATACTCGAAGCTCTTCCAGTCGGCCGTGTCATCTGGGCCTAGGATCTCCATGGATTCAGCACGGGTTTCCGTGGCTAGATAATCTGAGAACATCTTGGTGAATTTGACGGATTCTTCATCCGAGAATTTCAGAGCAAGATTGAGCATCTTTTCTACATCGAGATCCATCTCTTTCCTCATAACCTGCACCCTACGCGTTACATCGCGAACCAATCCTTCAGCCTCGAGATCTTGCGTCCGGGTGTTATCCACATAGACTGTCCCAAATCTGCTGTCCGAACGACTGAGTTCGCCTATTAGCTGCTCACTAAAACTAACGTCGTCAGGTTCTAGTTTTACCTTCTTCCCGTTGACATCTAACATGGTTGACCCGTCGTCCAGTTTCTCCTTCAGGCTTTGTGCATCAGCGTTTTCAAGGGCGGAAACTACTGCATCAGTGTCGCCTTTGAACTTGGGACCAAGACTCTCATAGTTGGGGTTGGCCTCGAGTTCAATGAATTGAGAGGCCTGCTCTGGGTTAATAACCTCAAATTCTCTAGTGTTCAGATCTTCCAAGAGTATATCGTGAAGGTTTTTGGCCCGCTCAGCCGCGTCATCAGAAGCCGGAACAAACATGATTTTCATCACAGGATGCCTTAACTTTATTCCACTCTTATTTCTTGCATGACTAGCTGCTGATCTAAGCTCCTCTAAAACATCAAAAGTTGCTTCGAGTTCCTCATCCAGATGGGACTCATTGACATTTGGCATATCAGCCATGTTTATCGTTTCTGGTTGGTCATCGGAGAACCTCATCAGGAAGTCCTGATGCAGTTTCTCGGCGAAATATGGAGTGAATATGTTCATGCAGCGGAGAGCGGTCTGTAGAGTGTAAAATAGCACATCGTATGTCATTAGTTTCTCAGGATTGTCACTTTCTAACCATACTCTTCGCTTCACAAGTGGGAGGTATACTCTACTCAGGTCTTCTGTTATGAAATCAAGAAGAACTCTTGAGGCGTGATGATAGAGATACTCGTCCATATATCCATGAAACTCTTTTAGGACACTCTGAACCCGCGATACAAGCCATTTTTCTTCGAGCTTGGCATCTGAAAGGCCCG contains:
- a CDS encoding elongation factor EF-2 encodes the protein LPPEKVYERIDIIVAKVNELIKKYSPPEFDWRVAFEDGSVAIGSAKTGWAFTMETLQRQGVKPDIVFEKYQEGDDRWLRENLPLDDAILEMMVKHLPNPKEAQKFKIPRIWKGDPESPEGKSLLECDRNGPLLGMITKIYVDPKSKRPTLIGRVFSGTLKAGQEIKLINMKKRAKVKRLGVQEITDILPMEEIPAGNLFSIFGFICPSGESFVDAGSDMKGFEAIEYVSEPVVSRSIKPKDPQDIAKLGDVVKKWIMADPTARFFHDEESGEYRLDGIDPLQIEILTRRINEQVPIIVSEPIIVYREKMTERGDEFFTKSPNGHNRLEMHLEPLNEETVELIRKKKITVNMDEKERARILRDKADWDPKVARKIIDIYQNCLIVDDMKGVQKFDRIEPYVKGAFREFVDSGPLANEPVMGAKVVLTDATIHTDPAHTGYNEVATMTRAGLNMGFLTGRPGLYEPVLNVDIKTPPETQGGVIKVLTSHRGQIITIEGEEDAVTVKGTLPTAETIGIADEFRSATAGKSFFGYEFKDFEPLPSNMQEEKILEIRERKGMPKELPNLNAWSRYIYRRTG
- a CDS encoding M20/M25/M40 family metallo-hydrolase — protein: MGLDTLSVLETLVETNTVSDRDKGKKASSECPKYITKTIQDFDFATDILESEGYWSAFGKKGDGDKKILFLAHFDTVPPGKGWKTDPFELVVKGDHAYGRGTCDDKGNIVSMLLLAEKLRDMDPSMTIMLAATGDEEIGGAHGAGNLRDYLEENGLMPDYVVVADGIGQVIIHRRRNALPTHVKVKSSASQMKGEIETKRFQTDLFGSDTRHSAYQRPGVDRHALLAASKYLDLHPFAGVTEIEGAFVKSNVIPDWIELKIIHPDESGETVNYDQGLTDLLRAALPMAQAAFPTEHSDMGKVVSPNLLDLEDGVWDLYLDVRAMTNDSQSVRNAFQESLRGKAEITSLTVGAGQGYVDSDPNSQLIKAARKALDRVGIRIRLIEGGGASDSRYFAGENIQVFDFGPIGDNLHGANEWVLVSSIEENAEFFYELISILS